One Oryza glaberrima chromosome 10, OglaRS2, whole genome shotgun sequence DNA segment encodes these proteins:
- the LOC127752648 gene encoding exocyst complex component SEC15A-like: MTAQTKKRGGGESGNGGAGLGLAAFIANGEDLGPIVRHAFESGKPESLLQGLRSIVKMKEVEIEELCRVHYEEFILAVDELRGVLVDADELKGTLSGENLRLQEVASSLLLKLDDLLELYSVNKNVEEALGMLMICLQVTSLCQMCNKDIAEARLHSALKSLELIEKDFLQNIPLKLLKKAVQKQIPIVKLYIEKKVCNEFNEWLVYIRRTAKEIGKVSISQASLARQKNEGIRSQQREAEDCSRIGFDEHAYALDLDLIGEEEVLEFDLTPVYRANYIHTCLGLGEKFREYYYNNRLMQLNLDLQIPTTQPFMESHQHFLAQIAGFFIVEDRVLRTADGLLSDSQVETMWGTAISKVTSILEEQFSRMDAANHLLLVKDYVTLLGATMKKYGYQTTSLLEILEKNRDKFYQLLLSDCRKKIDGIFTKDSYEQMIIKKENEYHMNVSAFQLELIGVVPDFPYVAPFSSSVPDACLIVRSFIEDSVNYLSYDPMMDAYDVVKRYLDKLLIEVLNDGLLNLIHGGCLEITQMVQIAGNIAILEKSCDMFLFHAAQLCGVPRRLLDKPHSGLTARAVLKASQNAAYNGLIALANSKIDEFMLLLTSINWTPEETPEHVNDYMNEVVIYLHTLVSTAQNVFPREALYKVVCGAFSHISDSIMTVFLSDRVKRFNANAVAGIDTDLKKLEEFADDKFHSTGLSELRKETTFRDCLVEIRQLTDLLLSNQPENFMNPVIREKNFGSLDHKKVSIICDKFRDAPESLFGSLSGRSTVQSARKKSLDVLKRRLKDFS; encoded by the coding sequence ATGACTGCTCAGACCAAGAAGAGGGGTGGCGGGGAgagcgggaacggcggcgctGGCTTGGGCCTTGCTGCCTTCATCGCCAACGGCGAGGATCTGGGCCCTATCGTCCGCCATGCGTTTGAGTCCGGGAAGCCCGAGTCCCTCCTGCAAGGCCTCAGGAGCATCGTGAAAATGAAGGAGGTTGAGATTGAGGAGCTCTGTAGGGTCCACTACGAGGAGTTCATCCTTGCAGTCGATGAGCTCCGCGGCGTGTTGGTTGACGCCGATGAGCTTAAGGGTACGCTGTCCGGCGAAAACCTGCGCCTGCAAGAGGTTGCTAGCTCCCTGCTGTTGAAGCTTGATGATCTTCTTGAGTTGTATTCAGTGAATAAGAATGTTGAGGAAGCCCTAGGGATGTTGATGATCTGTTTGCAAGTCACCAGTCTGTGCCAGATGTGCAACAAGGACATTGCAGAAGCCAGGCTTCATTCTGCTTTGAAAAGTTTGGAGTTGATTGAGAAGGATTTTCTGCAAAATATTCCTCTAAAGCTTCTAAAAAAGGCTGTTCAGAAGCAAATACCAATTGTCAAGCTGTACATTGAGAAGAAAGTTTGCAATGAGTTTAATGAGTGGCTGGTGTATATCAGAAGGACAGCAAAGGAAATTGGTAAGGTTTCGATAAGCCAGGCATCCTTGGCTCGTCAGAAAAATGAGGGAATACGTTCCCAACAGAGGGAAGCAGAGGACTGCAGCCGTATTGGGTTTGACGAGCATGCTTATGCCTTGGATTTGGATCTCATAGGTGAGGAGGAAGTACTGGAATTCGATCTTACACCAGTATACCGAGCAAACTACATTCACACATGCCTTGGTCTTGGGGAAAAATTCCGAGAATACTACTACAATAACAGGCTTATGCAACTTAATTTGGACCTGCAAATTCCCACGACACAACCTTTCATGGAGTCTCATCAGCACTTCCTTGCTCAGATAGCTGGGTTCTTTATTGTTGAGGACCGTGTCCTTCGAACTGCAGATGGGCTTCTTTCTGATAGTCAGGTTGAGACAATGTGGGGGACAGCTATTTCTAAGGTCACATCTATCTTAGAGGAACAGTTCTCTCGCATGGATGCTGCCAACCACCTCCTACTCGTAAAAGACTATGTCACTCTTCTGGGTGCAACCATGAAGAAGTATGGATACCAAACCACATCATTGCTTGAAATTCTTGAGAAGAATAGGGACAAATTCTATCAACTTCTTCTTTCTGATTGCCGGAAAAAGATAGATGGCATCTTCACTAAGGACTCATACGAGCAGATGATCATTAAGAAGGAAAATGAGTACCACATGAATGTTTCAGCATTTCAACTTGAACTCATTGGTGTAGTTCCGGATTTTCCATATGTTGCACCATTTTCCTCTTCAGTTCCAGATGCTTGCCTTATCGTGCGCTCTTTTATTGAGGATTCTGTGAACTACTTGTCATATGATCCTATGATGGACGCCTATGATGTGGTGAAAAGATACCTAGACAAGCTCTTGATTGAGGTACTAAATGATGGCCTTCTGAATTTGATACATGGTGGTTGTTTGGAGATTACACAAATGGTGCAGATTGCAGGAAATATTGCCATTCTTGAGAAGTCCTGTGACATGTTCCTCTTTCATGCTGCCCAACTTTGTGGTGTTCCTAGGCGTCTTCTTGACAAGCCTCATTCCGGTTTGACTGCTAGAGCTGTGCTCAAAGCCTCTCAAAATGCAGCGTACAATGGGTTAATAGCCTTGGCCAATTCCAAGATTGACGAATTTATGTTGCTTTTGACTAGCATCAATTGGACACCAGAGGAAACTCCAGAACATGTGAATGACTACATGAATGAGGTCGTCATCTATCTTCACACGTTAGTGTCAACTGCACAGAATGTTTTTCCAAGGGAAGCCCTGTACAAGGTGGTTTGTGGGGCATTCAGCCACATCTCGGACTCGATAATGACAGTTTTTCTTAGTGATCGGGTGAAAAGGTTCAATGCTAATGCTGTCGCAGGTATTGACACTGACCTGAAAAAGTTAGAGGAATTTGCAGATGATAAATTCCACAGCACTGGGTTGTCAGAGCTGAGAAAAGAAACAACTTTCAGAGATTGCCTGGTCGAAATTAGGCAGCTCACCGATCTTCTGCTCAGCAACCAGCCAGAGAACTTCATGAACCCTGTAATCAGGGAGAAGAATTTTGGATCCTTGGATCATAAGAAGGTGTCTATCATCTGTGACAAGTTTAGAGACGCTCCGGAAAGCTTATTTGGGAGCCTTTCAGGCCGAAGTACAGTGCAAAGTGCTCGAAAGAAGTCCTTGGATGTGTTGAAGAGAAGGCTGAAGGATTTTAGCTGA